One stretch of Lucilia cuprina isolate Lc7/37 chromosome 6, ASM2204524v1, whole genome shotgun sequence DNA includes these proteins:
- the LOC111675904 gene encoding mesoderm induction early response protein 3 isoform X1, with amino-acid sequence MDMDTIEISSDPSPLKISICKANESTKSENNIVSSNYQIKRTATTYQASDTGTPANMESNTSIAKTTEECTADHNVPLKVPTMLVGREKRNVSPTTQEIFLDPQSPSSSSSTSQATSANDATFEPTIEMMVNDFDDEQTLNEEEALAALESQDPDEEINTLKEESEMPLEELLAKYSALPPLPPTIEPLRKKSKKSSSSSHKKKHKSKQKHNNVRPQHIPNECIEQCTASNEDDDSTINAKANLELNNAESVEERDMSEEKKVDDYDEGASSPSSPQKPTTPSLDEERKEDEESAFVNDNGIHSEILKVRRSHLLDLYPEGTFDNVVINDAIAGNSKETDIPLESLYGVEDDDEDEEIEEEEDEDYKKKVMIGSSYQATIPVGLSQYGDILPYENEDKLIWEPSQVSEREVEEYLIKIRDIKSNQQGDEEEDEDSALDTNLENQSKENVRADNNKDNLENNSLLANGNKLHLDTAASLDMDSQAVVKDNEQALHLLVQCGYDFKEALRRKRLNALPLNDCMSLWSEEECHKFEEGIQKYGKDFLKIRQHQVRTRTMRELVQFYYLWKKSERRDHNFANADTVDHMDIYLNEDNEYGSNSTSAMTPVGSPVANISNCTGTRRNSNASQKNVSIMTTTTSTNNTTSTATINLNLEKNASNTSQQQHHKRRTNNSSITACDFSNDNSGILHSNTTK; translated from the exons atggaCATGGATACAATTGAAATCTCTTCGGATCCAAGTCCactaaaaatttccatttgtaaGGCGAATGAAAGTACGaaaagcgaaaataatattGTATCCAGTAATTATCAAATCAAGAGGACAGCGACAACATATCAAGCAAGTGATACTGGTACACCAGCAAATATGGAGAGCAACACTAGCATTGCTAAAACTACTGAAGAGTGTACAGCAGATCATAATGTTCCCCTTAAAGTACCAACTATGTTAGTTGGTAGAGAAAAACGCAATGTATCACCAACCACGCAGGAAATTTTTCTTGATCCCCAGTCACCATCATCATCGTCCTCCACTTCACAGGCCACTAGTGCCAATGATGCGACTTTTGAACCCACCATTGAAATGATGGTAAATGATTTCGATGATGAGCAAACTTTAAATGAGGAAGAAGCTTTAGCTGCTCTAGAATCACAGGATCCAGATGaagaaataaatactttaaaggAAGAAAGTGAAATGCCTTTGGAAGAATTGTTAGCGAAATACAGCGCTTTGCCTCCTCTGCCGCCAACAATAGAGCCATtacgaaaaaaatctaaaaagtcttcatcatcatcacacaagaaaaaacacaaatcgAAACAAAAGCATAATAATGTTCGTCCTCAACATATTCCAAATGAATGTATTGAGCAATGTACTGCTTCCAATGAAGATGATGACTCTACGATAAACGCCAAAGcaaatttagaattaaataatGCGGAGAGTGTAGAAGAAAGGGATATGTCTGAAGAAAAAAAGGTGGATGATTATGATGAAGGCGCCAGCAGCCCCTCTTCACcacaaaaaccaacaacaccCTCGCTAGACGAAGAGCGCAAAGAAGACGAAGAAAGTGCTTTTGTTAACGACAATGGAATTCATAGTGAAATTCTTAAAGTTCGTCGATCTCATTTACTCGATCTGTATCCAGAAGGAACATTTGATAATGTTGTAATTAATGACGCTATTGCAGGCAATAGTAAAg aaacagaTATTCCCCTAGAATCCTTATATGGCGTTGAGGATGACGATGAAGACGAAGAAATTGAAGAAGAGGAGGATGAAGACTATAAAAAGAAAGTGATGATTGGATCATCATATCAAGCTACTATACCAGTGGGTCTATCGCAGTATGGCGATATTTTACCCTATGAAAATGAAGATAAACTCATTTGGGAACCCAGTCAAGTCAGTGAACGTGAAGTAgaagaatatttaattaaaattagagATATTAAATCTAATCAACAAGGCGATGAAGAGGAAGACGAGGATTCCGCACTTGATACAAATTTGGAAAATCAATCGAAGGAAAATGTTAGAGCTGACAATAATAAAGacaatttggaaaataattcACTTTTAGCAAATGGTAACAAATTACACCTCGATACTGCAGCGTCTTTAGATATGGACAGTCAAGCTGTAGTTAAAGATAACGAGCAG gcTCTTCACTTATTGGTGCAATGTGGTTACGATTTTAAGGAAGCTTTACGACGAAAACGTCTAAATGCACTTCCCCTTAATGATTGCATGAGTTTGTGGTCTGAAGAAGAATGTCATAAATTTGAGGAGGGCATACAAAAGTATggaaaagattttctaaaaattagacAACATCAA GTGCGGACACGCACTATGCGGGAATTGGTACAATTTTATTACCTATGGAAGAAAAGTGAAAGAAGAGATCATAATTTCGCCAATGCTGATACCGTAGATCATatggatatttatttaaatgaggaTAACGAATACGGTTCCAATTCTACCTCTGCTATGACACCAGTAGGCTCACCAGTGGCTAATATTTCAAATTGCACAGGCACTCGAAGAAATAGCAATGCTTCACAGAAAAACGTTTCCATAATGACTACTACCACTTCAACAAACAATACAACATCGACagcaacaataaatttaaatttagagaaaaatgcTTCTAATACTTCTCAGCAGCAACATCATAAAAGACGTACCAACAACAGTAGTATAACAGCATGCGATTTTAGCAATGATAACTCTGGGATTCTGCACAGTAATACCACCAAATGA
- the LOC111675904 gene encoding mesoderm induction early response protein 3 isoform X3, whose amino-acid sequence MDMDTIEISSDPSPLKISICKANESTKSENNIVSSNYQIKRTATTYQASDTGTPANMESNTSIAKTTEECTADHNVPLKVPTMLVGREKRNVSPTTQEIFLDPQSPSSSSSTSQATSANDATFEPTIEMMVNDFDDEQTLNEEEALAALESQDPDEEINTLKEESEMPLEELLAKYSALPPLPPTIEPLRKKSKKSSSSSHKKKHKSKQKHNNVRPQHIPNECIEQCTASNEDDDSTINAKANLELNNAESVEERDMSEEKKVDDYDEGASSPSSPQKPTTPSLDEERKEDEESAFVNDNGIHSEILKVRRSHLLDLYPEGTFDNVVINDAIAGNSKESLYGVEDDDEDEEIEEEEDEDYKKKVMIGSSYQATIPVGLSQYGDILPYENEDKLIWEPSQVSEREVEEYLIKIRDIKSNQQGDEEEDEDSALDTNLENQSKENVRADNNKDNLENNSLLANGNKLHLDTAASLDMDSQAVVKDNEQALHLLVQCGYDFKEALRRKRLNALPLNDCMSLWSEEECHKFEEGIQKYGKDFLKIRQHQVRTRTMRELVQFYYLWKKSERRDHNFANADTVDHMDIYLNEDNEYGSNSTSAMTPVGSPVANISNCTGTRRNSNASQKNVSIMTTTTSTNNTTSTATINLNLEKNASNTSQQQHHKRRTNNSSITACDFSNDNSGILHSNTTK is encoded by the exons atggaCATGGATACAATTGAAATCTCTTCGGATCCAAGTCCactaaaaatttccatttgtaaGGCGAATGAAAGTACGaaaagcgaaaataatattGTATCCAGTAATTATCAAATCAAGAGGACAGCGACAACATATCAAGCAAGTGATACTGGTACACCAGCAAATATGGAGAGCAACACTAGCATTGCTAAAACTACTGAAGAGTGTACAGCAGATCATAATGTTCCCCTTAAAGTACCAACTATGTTAGTTGGTAGAGAAAAACGCAATGTATCACCAACCACGCAGGAAATTTTTCTTGATCCCCAGTCACCATCATCATCGTCCTCCACTTCACAGGCCACTAGTGCCAATGATGCGACTTTTGAACCCACCATTGAAATGATGGTAAATGATTTCGATGATGAGCAAACTTTAAATGAGGAAGAAGCTTTAGCTGCTCTAGAATCACAGGATCCAGATGaagaaataaatactttaaaggAAGAAAGTGAAATGCCTTTGGAAGAATTGTTAGCGAAATACAGCGCTTTGCCTCCTCTGCCGCCAACAATAGAGCCATtacgaaaaaaatctaaaaagtcttcatcatcatcacacaagaaaaaacacaaatcgAAACAAAAGCATAATAATGTTCGTCCTCAACATATTCCAAATGAATGTATTGAGCAATGTACTGCTTCCAATGAAGATGATGACTCTACGATAAACGCCAAAGcaaatttagaattaaataatGCGGAGAGTGTAGAAGAAAGGGATATGTCTGAAGAAAAAAAGGTGGATGATTATGATGAAGGCGCCAGCAGCCCCTCTTCACcacaaaaaccaacaacaccCTCGCTAGACGAAGAGCGCAAAGAAGACGAAGAAAGTGCTTTTGTTAACGACAATGGAATTCATAGTGAAATTCTTAAAGTTCGTCGATCTCATTTACTCGATCTGTATCCAGAAGGAACATTTGATAATGTTGTAATTAATGACGCTATTGCAGGCAATAGTAAAg AATCCTTATATGGCGTTGAGGATGACGATGAAGACGAAGAAATTGAAGAAGAGGAGGATGAAGACTATAAAAAGAAAGTGATGATTGGATCATCATATCAAGCTACTATACCAGTGGGTCTATCGCAGTATGGCGATATTTTACCCTATGAAAATGAAGATAAACTCATTTGGGAACCCAGTCAAGTCAGTGAACGTGAAGTAgaagaatatttaattaaaattagagATATTAAATCTAATCAACAAGGCGATGAAGAGGAAGACGAGGATTCCGCACTTGATACAAATTTGGAAAATCAATCGAAGGAAAATGTTAGAGCTGACAATAATAAAGacaatttggaaaataattcACTTTTAGCAAATGGTAACAAATTACACCTCGATACTGCAGCGTCTTTAGATATGGACAGTCAAGCTGTAGTTAAAGATAACGAGCAG gcTCTTCACTTATTGGTGCAATGTGGTTACGATTTTAAGGAAGCTTTACGACGAAAACGTCTAAATGCACTTCCCCTTAATGATTGCATGAGTTTGTGGTCTGAAGAAGAATGTCATAAATTTGAGGAGGGCATACAAAAGTATggaaaagattttctaaaaattagacAACATCAA GTGCGGACACGCACTATGCGGGAATTGGTACAATTTTATTACCTATGGAAGAAAAGTGAAAGAAGAGATCATAATTTCGCCAATGCTGATACCGTAGATCATatggatatttatttaaatgaggaTAACGAATACGGTTCCAATTCTACCTCTGCTATGACACCAGTAGGCTCACCAGTGGCTAATATTTCAAATTGCACAGGCACTCGAAGAAATAGCAATGCTTCACAGAAAAACGTTTCCATAATGACTACTACCACTTCAACAAACAATACAACATCGACagcaacaataaatttaaatttagagaaaaatgcTTCTAATACTTCTCAGCAGCAACATCATAAAAGACGTACCAACAACAGTAGTATAACAGCATGCGATTTTAGCAATGATAACTCTGGGATTCTGCACAGTAATACCACCAAATGA
- the LOC111675904 gene encoding mesoderm induction early response protein 1 isoform X2, which produces MDMDTIEISSDPSPLKISICKANESTKSENNIVSSNYQIKRTATTYQASDTGTPANMESNTSIAKTTEECTADHNVPLKVPTMLVGREKRNVSPTTQEIFLDPQSPSSSSSTSQATSANDATFEPTIEMMVNDFDDEQTLNEEEALAALESQDPDEEINTLKEESEMPLEELLAKYSALPPLPPTIEPLRKKSKKSSSSSHKKKHKSKQKHNNVRPQHIPNECIEQCTASNEDDDSTINAKANLELNNAESVEERDMSEEKKVDDYDEGASSPSSPQKPTTPSLDEERKEDEESAFVNDNGIHSEILKVRRSHLLDLYPEGTFDNVVINDAIAGNSKDIPLESLYGVEDDDEDEEIEEEEDEDYKKKVMIGSSYQATIPVGLSQYGDILPYENEDKLIWEPSQVSEREVEEYLIKIRDIKSNQQGDEEEDEDSALDTNLENQSKENVRADNNKDNLENNSLLANGNKLHLDTAASLDMDSQAVVKDNEQALHLLVQCGYDFKEALRRKRLNALPLNDCMSLWSEEECHKFEEGIQKYGKDFLKIRQHQVRTRTMRELVQFYYLWKKSERRDHNFANADTVDHMDIYLNEDNEYGSNSTSAMTPVGSPVANISNCTGTRRNSNASQKNVSIMTTTTSTNNTTSTATINLNLEKNASNTSQQQHHKRRTNNSSITACDFSNDNSGILHSNTTK; this is translated from the exons atggaCATGGATACAATTGAAATCTCTTCGGATCCAAGTCCactaaaaatttccatttgtaaGGCGAATGAAAGTACGaaaagcgaaaataatattGTATCCAGTAATTATCAAATCAAGAGGACAGCGACAACATATCAAGCAAGTGATACTGGTACACCAGCAAATATGGAGAGCAACACTAGCATTGCTAAAACTACTGAAGAGTGTACAGCAGATCATAATGTTCCCCTTAAAGTACCAACTATGTTAGTTGGTAGAGAAAAACGCAATGTATCACCAACCACGCAGGAAATTTTTCTTGATCCCCAGTCACCATCATCATCGTCCTCCACTTCACAGGCCACTAGTGCCAATGATGCGACTTTTGAACCCACCATTGAAATGATGGTAAATGATTTCGATGATGAGCAAACTTTAAATGAGGAAGAAGCTTTAGCTGCTCTAGAATCACAGGATCCAGATGaagaaataaatactttaaaggAAGAAAGTGAAATGCCTTTGGAAGAATTGTTAGCGAAATACAGCGCTTTGCCTCCTCTGCCGCCAACAATAGAGCCATtacgaaaaaaatctaaaaagtcttcatcatcatcacacaagaaaaaacacaaatcgAAACAAAAGCATAATAATGTTCGTCCTCAACATATTCCAAATGAATGTATTGAGCAATGTACTGCTTCCAATGAAGATGATGACTCTACGATAAACGCCAAAGcaaatttagaattaaataatGCGGAGAGTGTAGAAGAAAGGGATATGTCTGAAGAAAAAAAGGTGGATGATTATGATGAAGGCGCCAGCAGCCCCTCTTCACcacaaaaaccaacaacaccCTCGCTAGACGAAGAGCGCAAAGAAGACGAAGAAAGTGCTTTTGTTAACGACAATGGAATTCATAGTGAAATTCTTAAAGTTCGTCGATCTCATTTACTCGATCTGTATCCAGAAGGAACATTTGATAATGTTGTAATTAATGACGCTATTGCAGGCAATAGTAAAg aTATTCCCCTAGAATCCTTATATGGCGTTGAGGATGACGATGAAGACGAAGAAATTGAAGAAGAGGAGGATGAAGACTATAAAAAGAAAGTGATGATTGGATCATCATATCAAGCTACTATACCAGTGGGTCTATCGCAGTATGGCGATATTTTACCCTATGAAAATGAAGATAAACTCATTTGGGAACCCAGTCAAGTCAGTGAACGTGAAGTAgaagaatatttaattaaaattagagATATTAAATCTAATCAACAAGGCGATGAAGAGGAAGACGAGGATTCCGCACTTGATACAAATTTGGAAAATCAATCGAAGGAAAATGTTAGAGCTGACAATAATAAAGacaatttggaaaataattcACTTTTAGCAAATGGTAACAAATTACACCTCGATACTGCAGCGTCTTTAGATATGGACAGTCAAGCTGTAGTTAAAGATAACGAGCAG gcTCTTCACTTATTGGTGCAATGTGGTTACGATTTTAAGGAAGCTTTACGACGAAAACGTCTAAATGCACTTCCCCTTAATGATTGCATGAGTTTGTGGTCTGAAGAAGAATGTCATAAATTTGAGGAGGGCATACAAAAGTATggaaaagattttctaaaaattagacAACATCAA GTGCGGACACGCACTATGCGGGAATTGGTACAATTTTATTACCTATGGAAGAAAAGTGAAAGAAGAGATCATAATTTCGCCAATGCTGATACCGTAGATCATatggatatttatttaaatgaggaTAACGAATACGGTTCCAATTCTACCTCTGCTATGACACCAGTAGGCTCACCAGTGGCTAATATTTCAAATTGCACAGGCACTCGAAGAAATAGCAATGCTTCACAGAAAAACGTTTCCATAATGACTACTACCACTTCAACAAACAATACAACATCGACagcaacaataaatttaaatttagagaaaaatgcTTCTAATACTTCTCAGCAGCAACATCATAAAAGACGTACCAACAACAGTAGTATAACAGCATGCGATTTTAGCAATGATAACTCTGGGATTCTGCACAGTAATACCACCAAATGA
- the LOC111675885 gene encoding DNA replication licensing factor MCM4 codes for MSSPARTPNSGITSKGQKTPTRSINVQDAETPMRMGPNQHVQPSDNISLPPTSPGNISLPATSPARGLGANMSEIDLSSPLNYGTPSSMGSIRTPRSGIRGTPLRARPDIRTDKKMRQVAIAGTGLEPIPERISETTDPVSEASTAPQMVVWGTNVVVSHCKTKFKQFLLRYIDPTAEQDEISENIDVNQPLYLQKLEEIHTLEEPYLNLNCSHLKTFDEALYRQLICYPQEVIPSFDMAVNEMFFERYPAAVLEHQIQVRPFNADKTRNMRSLNPEDMDQLISISGMVIRTSNVIPEMREAFFKCIICDFVTTVEVDRGRIAQPTLCTNCNTNHCFRLVHNRSEFTDKQLVKLQESPDDMAAGQTPHNVLLYAHNDLVDKVQPGDRVTVTGIYRATPMKNSNTSSSVKSVYKTHVDVVHFRKVDNKRLYEEEEGKDHIFPPERVELLHALSQKPDIYDRLARAIAPSIYENDDIKKGILLQLFGGTKKKHSTLGRQNFRSEIHLLLCGDPGTSKSQMLQYVFNLVPRSQYTSGRGSSAVGLTAYVTKDPETRQLVLQTGALVLADNGVCCIDEFDKMNDATRSVLHEVMEQQTLSIAKAGIICQLNARTSILAAANPAESQWNKKKNIIDNVHLPHTLLSRFDLIFLVLDPQDEIFDRRLAGHLVSLYYVTRHEEEDTMFDMSVLRDYLAYAREHIAPTLSEEAQQRLIQAYVDMRKVGAGRGQISAYPRQLESLIRLSEAHAKVRLSQQVTVQDVEEAWRLHREALKQSATDPLSGKIDVGILTTGLSTAARKKRADLVAAIKENLQKKGKIPTVPYQKLFKEIKEASQILITREQFEDALKEIQDEGTIVVMGKNTIRIC; via the exons atgtCTAGTCCAGCAAGAACTCCTAACAGCGGTATAACTTCCAAGGGCCAGAAGACACCAACACGTT CTATCAATGTCCAAGATGCAGAGACCCCGATGCGAATGGGACCGAATCAACATGTACAGCCTTCGGACAACATAAGTTTACCTCCTACTTCACCGGGTAATATAAGCTTACCAGCAACCAGCCCAGCTAGAGGTCTAGGAGCCAATATGAGCGAAATTGACTTGAGTTCTCCTTTAAATTATGGTACACCCAGTTCAATGGGTTCTATAAGGACTCCACGTTCAGGCATCCGAGGAACGCCGTTGCGTGCAAGACCTGACATTCGTACGGACAAAAAAATGCGTCAAGTTGCAATCGCCGGTACTGGG ctggAACCCATACCCGAACGTATTTCTGAAACAACAGATCCAGTGTCGGAAGCATCTACAGCTCCACAGATGGTAGTTTGGGGCacaaatgttgttgttagtCATTGCAAAActaagtttaaacaatttttactaCGCTATATTGATCCCACTGCAGAGCAAGATGAAATATCTGAAAACATCGATGTAAATCAACCTTTGTATTTGCAAAAGTTGGAAGAAATTCATACTCTCGAGGAGCCGTACTTGAATTTAAATTGTTCTCATTTGAAGACGTTCGATGAGGCTTTATATCGCCAATTGATTTGTTATCCCCAGGAAGTCATACCAAGTTTTGATATGGCCGTCAACGAAATGTTCTTCGAACGTTACCCCGCTGCAGTGTTAGAACATCAAATCCAAGTTCGACCCTTCAATGCTGATAAAACTCGTAATATGCGTTCGCTTAATCCTGAGGATATGGATCAATTGATTAGTATTAGCGGCATGGTCATTCGTACCTCAAATGTTATACCTGAAATGCGAGAAGCATTTTTCAAGTGTATTATTTGCGATTTTGTGACTACCGTAGAAGTTGACCGTGGACGCATTGCCCAGCCCACACTGTGTACAAATTGTAATACTAATCATTGCTTCCGCTTGGTTCATAACCGTTCCGAATTCACGGACAAGCAATTGGTAAAATTACAAGAATCGCCAGATGATATGGCGGCTGGCCAAACCCCTCATAACGTTCTCTTATATGCTCACAATGATTTAGTTGATAAGGTACAGCCCGGTGATCGTGTTACAGTGACAGGCATCTATCGCGCTACACCCATGAAAAATAGTAATACTTCGTCTAGTGTTAAGAGCGTGTATAAAACGCATGTCGATGTTGTTCATTTCCGCAAAGTcgataataaacgcttatatgAGGAGGAAGAAGG caaagaCCATATATTTCCCCCAGAACGAGTGGAATTATTACATGCTCTATCACAAAAACCCGATATATACGATAGATTGGCCCGTGCTATTGCACCATCTATCTATGAAAATGATGACATTAAAAAAGGAATTCTTTTGCAATTGTTTGGCGGAACTAAGAAGAAACATTCTACTTTGGGAAGACAAAACTTCAGATCTGAAATCCATTTGTTGTTATGTGGTGACCCCGGAACATCCAAGTCGCAAATGTTGCAATACGTTTTCAATTTGGTACCACGTTCTCAATACACATCGGGACGTGGTTCATCTGCAGTCGGCTTAACGGCATATGTAACGAAAGATCCCGAAACCAGGCAATTGGTATTGCAAAC tgGTGCTCTTGTTTTAGCTGATAATGGTGTCTGCTGTATTGATGAATTCGATAAAATGAATGATGCTACCCGTAGTGTTTTGCACGAAGTTATGGAACAGCAAACCTTAAGTATTGCAAAGGCGGGCATCATTTGCCAACTGAATGCTCGTACTTCTATATTGGCAGCTGCCAATCCAGCTGAGAGTCAAtggaacaaaaagaaaaatataattgataatgTTCATTTGCCACATACTTTGTTGTCACGTTTCGATTTAATTTTCTTGGTTCTCGATCCTCAAGATGAAATATTCGATCGTCGTTTGGCAGGACATTTGGTGTCATTGTACTATGTAACTCGGCATGAGGAAGAAGATACAATGTTT GATATGAGTGTTTTGCGTGATTACTTAGCTTATGCCCGTGAACACATTGCTCCTACTCTTTCTGAAGAAGCACAACAACGTTTAATACAAGCGTATGTTGACATGCGCAAAGTTGGTGCAGGACGCGGACAAATTTCTGCTTATCCACGTCAGCTTGAGAGTTTAATTCGTCTCTCTGAAGCACATGCTAAAGTTCGATTAAGTCAGCAAGTAACAGTCCAAGATGTGGAGGAAGCCTGGCGTTTGCATCGTGAAGCCCTTAAACAATCGGCTACAGATCCATTATCGGGCAAAATAGACGTTGGAATTTTAACAACTGGCCTTTCAACAGCTGCTCGTAAAAAGCGTGCCGATTTAGTGGCGGCCATTAAAGAGAATCTTCAAAAGAAAGGCAAAATACCAACAGTGCCAtatcaaaaacttttcaaagaaattaaagaaGCCTCACAAATT cTCATAACTCGTGAACAGTTTGAAGACGCTCTTAAAGAAATACAAGACGAGGGCACCATTGTTGTTATGGGTAAAAATACTATACGTATatgttaa